The genomic interval CGCGGCCACGAGAGCTCGGGTCCAGATCGCGGACTTCTCGGCCTCAACGACGTTCGGCATGCTCAGTAGCGCCGCGGCGTACGGCTTCGTCTGCTGGCCGAGAACGGCCTCGAGCACGCAGAAGGTGGCTTGTCGGGTCTCGGGCATCAAGGTCAGGCTCACGGCGAATCCCCCCGGTTTGTTGGTGATGTCGATTGAAGCAGCCACCACCGACAAACTTCGCCCCGTTCAGCGGTGCTCTTCGGCAGGCCACCCAACACGGTTGGGTGGCTCCACCGTTGACAGCCTCGTACCCGGCCCGCTCTGAGGAGACAGATTTAGCCCTCTGGTTGCCCGGCCAAATCGTCAGTTACTCGCGGCGCGGAGCGATTTCGTGCGCGCTGCGGACTGGCAGGTAAGGCCTTCGGAGGCATTCACGCCGACGGTGGGCACCCACTGGTCACGGATGAGAGTGAAGGGGTACCAGCGTCCGTCAGTGGGTCATCCGTACTCGCGTCATCCCCGGTAAGCATCGCGGTGGCCCGGCTCGCCGCGTCCAGAAACTCCAGAAGTTCCCGGCCTGGCCCACCCACCGGCGGCGGTCACTTCGAATCTGAGCACGGCATGAGCGAACTCTTTCCAGAGCTGAACGCCCGCCCGTGGTGGTTGGCGGGCGGGCAGCGCATTCCTACGTGGTCGGGTTCGTCCGCCCGCCGTCTTTGCGGGTCCGGGCGGTCTTGAGTGCCTTGGTAGCTGCCCGTGTCGTCGGGGTGCGGTCTCCGGCCGGAGGCTGAATGTTCCGCAGCGACTCCACCAGTTCGGTGAGCCGCCGTGAGGTCCTCACGGCCTCCGGCAAACGGCCGGCGCGCAGTTGGGCGCCGAGCAGGCGGTACTCGGTGTCGACCATCTGGCTCATCCGAAGGCCGCGTTCGCCCGGGCCGGGCTGCGTCGATGCAGGCGCTTCGGGCGCTGGTGAGTCGGTGCTCTCATGGCCAGTGGTCTGCCGTCCACGCGCAGCCAGCCTGTTCGGTCGTGCCATTCGGAGCTCCTTGATGTCTCGAGTGTCAGGCGATTGTCTCCCGTCGGGGTCATGACCCGTGAATCCTGTCGTAGATCGCGGCAGGTTCTTCAGCCGTCCGCCCCGGCCTGTCGACCACTGAGTCGATGGCCTCACGGTCGACCGGAACGACGTACGGCACCAGAAGCGCCAGGTCGATCCCCTCACCGAGCATCAGGGTTCGAGCTGCCCGGGCTTATCGTCGACGACGCCCGACCATTGCCGGAGTCTGCTCTTCAACCGCCCCAGCTAGACTTTGCTCCATGAGCCAGTCGGCGCACGTCTACAAGATCGATGGCCGGAAGGCGACCGCTCTGGAGCCGACGAAGATGGTCGATCACGGTCTACTGGAGTCCCAGCACCTGGAGACCTGGGTTGTGGAGCATCCCGAGGTGCTGGGCGGCAACGTTCGCATCGTGACCCAGCAGTTCAGCCGGTGGGGGACGAGCGGAGGTCAGTTCGCCAGCGAGCGGCTGGACGTACTTGGTCTCGACTCGACCGGACAACTCGTGATCGTCGAGCTCAAGCGCGACGGTGACAAGCGCGTCCATCTGCAGGCCCTGACATACGCGGCGCTGGTCGCACGGTTCGACAAGGAGATGCTCGGCGCGGTGCACGCCGAGTACCTGAACCAGCAGCAGGCCGACTCGTCGCACACGGCGGCGGACGGGTTTGCCCAGTTGTCAGCCCATGTTGAGGGCGACTGGGACGAAGATCTGATCACTCGTCCACGTATCGTGCTGATAGCGGAACGCTTTCCGCCGCAGGTGCTTACCACAGTGACCTGGCTCTCCGAGCTCGCGCCGACCGAACTGGAGATCAACTGCGTCGAGCTGAATCTGTTCCGCGACGCTGACACCAAGGCTCTGATCGCCAGTTTTCAGCGGATCTTCCCGATCGACGACATGACCGATCGGGTGCTCGGTCCACTGGCGCAGGCGGCCGGAACCGTGAGTGAGAAACTGGCTCAGCGCACGAGGAATCAGCGTTCGGTGGCGGTCATCGCTGACAACGCGCTCGTGCCGGAAGGCGCCCGACTTGAACTGTCCCTCGAGAGTCTCATCAAGCCGGACCTTGTCACCAGGGTTCGGGAGTGGCTGGCCGAGGACCCGAAGAGGCACGAGGTCTACTGGCGGAACGATCGTCAGAAGCCGCTGATCTGGAAGAACGCACCGGAGGTCGACGGCTGGTCAGCTACGAAGCTCGCCCAGGACATCGTTACCCTGGCCACGGGTGTCGCCCCGACCTTCTCCGGTCCGGACGCCTGGACCTACGAGGAACGCAGTCTCTACGTCATTGCCAACGAGTTCCAGGCCCAGCAGGAGTAGCGAGCGAACCCGGGAACGTTGGGACGAGAAGCCCGCGCATCAAGATGGCTTCTTCTTGATCACCCTGGTCGCAACCCGACCCCGCTGGGTCAGCTCATCGATCACATTCGCCGCCTTGAGCACCCGGTCCAGAGAGATCGGCGGCATGTTCCGCTCGGCCTTCACATACCCGTCCAGGTACGGAGGCATCTCGATCAGGGCATCCTGCCGCTTAGCCACCAGGTACGCCACCAATTCGGCTTCGATCTCGACGACCTCCTTCGACGCCCCACGCCGATCGGGCCACCAATCCTTGCATACCGTTCCCAGGTGTCCGCACATGATGTGAGCGATCTCGTGCAGCAAGGTCAGGTACATCGTGGGGGAGTCGAGGCCGCCGTTCAGGGTCACCTCGTAGCGGAGACGGACCTCCTCCGGGCCCTTGTTCCGTGCGCCCGGGCGTTGTGTCGTCCCGCCGATCGTCGAACGCCTTGCCCGGCCAGCGAGATTCGAACCGAAGACCTGCTCCTGCACCCTGATACCGTACGCCATCGCGTTCGAGCGCAGGTGGGCCAGACGCTCGGTCGCGATTGCCGGCTCCATGCGGACCCGCAGTGGACTCACCAGGTCGGCCGGCAACGGCCTGGCCCCCTCCAGCGGTTCGACGTCCGAGACGTCGAAGACCACCCTGAGTGGACTGAACGGATGAAGGATCACCAAGGGCTGCGCGTTCGGTTTCGGGACGTGCCGGTGTTGCTCGAGCCACTCGTGTGCCGACAGCACATGCCGGGCGCCCGGCATCTGGATGTCGACCATCGCCGCGTTGAACGGCGCCAGATCTCGCATGTCACTGACGAAGTCGAGGAACTCCTGATAGGTCTTCGACTCCCGGTAGCGTCGTGACGTCAGAATCAGGTCGTCGATGGACTGCCTGGCGTCTGAAAGAGCAGAGGAGGGGCCGCTGTCGACCTGTTCCTCGAGCATGAACTGGAGTTGCCCGCCCTCAGGAGTGACGTCGAACATTCCTTGGCCGAAGATGTCGGTCTGCGTCACGCCGGGGCCCCGACACCTTGCCGAGCCGTCTCGCTCTGCCGGAATTCTATTGCCTCGGGCAGCTCCTCGAACGTCAGCAGGTTTCCGCCCGTCAGCTGAAGCAGCTCGTCGCGCACCTGCGTGGGCGTTACGTAGAAGAACTCACGGCGCGCATTGATCCGGTTCACACGCTGCTCCGCGAATCGGGAGTGCAGACGCGACTCGATCCCGACCGCGTCCTCCGTGAAGAACAGCGCGTGCACATCGAACCGGAACGGAACCGACGCGTCCCCCAGCTCACGCACCCGATCCATCGGCTCGAGCCGACGTGTCATCCCGATCTTCACCATCTGCGACCCAAAAGCCCCGATGTTGCTGATCACGTAGACATACCCGGCGCGGACGTTCGCGGCCCGGTAATCGACGTTCTCAATCGCCGCGCCGATCTCGCTCAGCTGCGCGCGCATCTTCTCGATCGCTTGCGTGTCGCCCATTTTTTCGAGCCGGGCCAGGGCATTCAGGTAGTGCTGCTGTTCCTTGACGAGACGAGCCCGCTCGCGCTCGATCTCCTCCTGAACCTTGCGCTCCTCCCGAAGACGCGCCTTCTCCTCGCGTTCATGCTCCTTCTCGCGGGCGACCTTCTCGGCGAAGTCGGCGGTCAGCTCCAGCTCACGAATGCGCAGACGGTGGTACGCGGGGGAGATGGTGATCTCGAGTGTGCGGCCGAGACGTTCGATGGTGCTCATGACCTTGGTCAGCCGCTCAACGGACGGGTCCAGCTTGTACGGCTTGAGCCCGCGCACCAAATTGTCGGCCTCAGCGTTGTAAGCCCGCAGCATCATTTTCGACGTCTCGCGCATCATCTTGCGGCCCTCGGCACTGGACCCGTTCACGGTCCAGTTGGCCGCACCGCTCACGGCCCCACCGTCTTTGAGGGTCATCGTCTTGATCTTGTCGCGCAGCCGGGCAAGTTCCGCTTTGTAGGCCACCGCGTCGTCCAGTGGATGGCGGTAGCGGTACACGCCAGCCTCTTGGAGCAGACTGATCTCCTCGGTTTCCACCACCGCCTGCCGCAAGACCTCCAGTTCGCGCCGAGCGGCTTCGACCTGCGCCTGGAGCTGTGAAAGGTCTTGCTCAGCCGATATCCGGTATTCCCGCAGCTCGTGCTCGCTGTCGACCAGACGCTGCTCGATCTCACGTTCGATCTGACGGCGGCGTTCTTCGAGCTCTACCACGCCGAGGGCGCCCAGACGTTCCAGATGCTCGCGCAGTCGGTCGTTCTCGGCCTGTGCTTCGGTCAGAGCAGCACCGAGCTCCCGGGCCTGCTTGCGGGCCCCGAACACAGGAACGGATGCAGGTGCCGGAGCATTCGCGTGCTGTGGCCCGTTGGTGGGCTGAGGGAGAATTGCCTGCTGAGGCGTGGAATGCTGAGCGGGCCAGGAACTGGGTGGAGAGTCGTCAACCCAGAAAGTCCACCCGGCCGGAGCGGAACCCCATGCTGGATCCGGTTGCCATCCCGGCGGGGGAGTCCACCCCTGCGGGGGCTGCGGCCAGTTCGGCGGTGGGTTGAAACGTGATGCCACGCTGACTCCTTCAGCCTTTCACGGCACCGACGAGGGGCCGTCAGAGATCAGGGTTCGACTCGGGTGTCAGGGGAACGGCCGGACCGAAAAGTGATTCATCTGAATCGTATCCATAGCTGGGCAAATGTGCGCCGACTTCGCGTCCGGGAAGATCACATCTGCGATTTCTCCTTATCCGACGTGCATTCACCGGTTGTGATAATGGTGGACGTCGCGTGAGGTGCCGTTTGGAGGTCGCCTCCGAGGGGGAGCGGCAATGTACGGAGCATGCACAGCGGGGCGCCCGAGTGGCGGCACGGCTCGATTTGCATGAACTGCGGTGAGAGCCGGCTGGGCATCGTCCGCTGATGGCCTCGCCTGCCGCTACGCTTCTTTGGGATTCTCCGAGTGCAGCGTCCGAAGTCGGCCCAGCGTGTGCAGCACATCAAGAATGTCTTCGGCCAGGTGCTCGGACGAGGCCAGATCCTTAAAAGGTCGAACGTTCTCGGCGGCGCCGATGAGCTTCTGCACACGGTGTTCCTCGGCCTGCGGAAGCCGGAAATCCGCGAGCATGTCTTCAAGGCCATAGCGAAGAGCAGAGGCTCCGACTACCCCGGACTCCGAGAGCGCCGCTCCTGCGAGGGTGATCCAGCTTGATTCGCCTTCTTCCGAGCTCTCGATGTGACTGGTCAACTGGGAGTTCATCTCGAACTCCAGCCAGAAGAGCGCTGGATGGTGTTCCTCGATCTGATTGTCCGGCAGGGCCAAGGCCTTCTCCACAAGCTTGAGAGCAGCGTCGCGCTGGCCTCGCGCGTCGCGGTCACCGGCAGAGTGGTCCGCGCCCCAGCGGCTCGTCGTGTGGCAGGCTCGCGAGCCAACCAAGCTGAGTGCAGTCCCACCTACTTCGAGCTCGGCGCCCACAGCGCTGCCATGACCTCCATCTGCTTGAGAACCAGGTCGACTGCCTCGTCCTCTTCCTGCGGTGGGTAGTCGAACGTGGCCAGGACGCGGCGGATGCGAGTGCGGAGCTTGGCCCGGACCGGCTCGCGGGAAAGCCAATCGACGGAAAGGTTTTTCCGGATGTCGGCGACCAAGGCTCGGGCGATCGTGGCGAGCACGTCCTGGCCTCCCTCCATCAACTCGGCCATGTCGCGGTGGGCTACCGCATCGTAGAAGGCCAGCTCCGCCTCGTTGAGCGGCGGGTCGAATAGCTCACCGCGGCGGGCCTCAGCGGAAACTTCCCTGGCCAGTGCGGCGAGTTCGGCGATGACCTGCGCGCTGGTGAGCTGCTGAAGCATGTACCGCTGCATCAGCTTGTTCAGACGTTCCGAGAAGCTCTCGTTCCGGACGACGTTGTGCTTCGTCACTTCCCGCATCTTCTGCTCGATCAGGCGCCGCAATGCCTCGGTGACCAGGTGCGGGGTCTCGGAGTTCTCCAGCTTACGCAGATGAGCCTCGTTGAGGCGGGTGATATCCAGCCGACCGATTCCCGCCTCCTCGTACAGGTCGGTGATGGTGTCTGCGTCAACAACCGAGGCGGCCAGTGCCTGGAGATACCGCTGCACCTCGGCGGTCAGCGGCTGCCCGCTCGCCTCCCGATCGGCCGCGTCCAGCTTAACCATCCACGCGCGCACCTCGCTGAAGAACGAAATGTCACTGCGCCAGTCGGCCAGATCCTCGCAGCGCTCGGATATCTCGCGGCTCATCGAGCAGACGCGGTAGAAACGGTCGAGCCGAGCGGCACTGTCCTTGAACCGGACGGACAGCGGGATCTCCCCGGGTTCCACCTTGTTGCCCGGGGTCTTGGGGTCGCGCAAGAAGTTGGATGTCAGCCGCAGCGCCCGTTTGCGAGATTCGGGCCGACCGGTGTCGGCCAACCATTCCCGCCAATGACAACCGGCCAGAAGTCCTTTGACGGTTGACAGTTCGTTTTTCACCTCGGTGATCGCGCGGTCGATCTCTGCTCCGAGGGTCTGATCCTTGCGATCGCGGTCGGAGTACTCCCGCAGCGCCTTGCTCAGGTTGTCGGTCAGGGGTGCGTACCCGACGAGAAGGCCGTCCTGCTTGCCCCGGAAGCGGCGGTTGACCCGGGCCAGAGCCTGCATGAGGTTGGCCCCCTGCATGGGGCGGTCCATGTACAGGGTGTGGATCGGCGGCGCGTCATAGCCGGTGAGCAGCATCGAGTGAACGATGAGCAGTTCCAACTCGTCGTCCGGGTTCTTGGCCCGGCCCTGGACGACCTTCTGCTGGGATGGGCGCAGGGCATGCTTGCGCAGGTGCTCGGGATCGGAGGGGTCACCGTGAAAAACGATCTTCATGACGCCCTGGTCGGCTGCCTTGCCCACCCATCCGGGCCGGCGCTCGGCGAGCGCGTCGAACAACCGCACGCAAATCTCGCGGGTGGCACACACGATCATGGCCTTCCCGGGTCCGCCGATATCGGGTTTGACCAGTTCCCGGCGTGTCTCCCAGTGAGCGACCAGGTCGCCGGCGAAGGTCGCGATCCGCTCAGGTGCGCCGTACACCGTGTTCATCGTCGCTGCGTACGAGATGGCCCGGCGGCGTTCGGCATCGTCCATACCCTCGGTTAGGGCGTTGGCCAGCTCGTCGATCGTGTCCGGGTCGATTCCGGGCGGGAGAGACACATCGATGACCCGCGGCTCATGGAAGACTCGCACTGTGGCCCCGTCGTCCACTGCCCGCTTCAAGTCGTAGACGTCGATGTACTCGCCAAAGACCGCGCGCGTATTGACCTCTGCCGTGGAGATCGGTGTGCCGGTAAAGGCAAGCAGCGTGGCATAAGGAAGCGCGTCCCGCAGGTGCCGGGCGTACCCGTTCAGGCTGTCGTAGTGGGAGCGGTGTGCCTCATCGACCATGACCAGGATGTTGCGGCGCTCGGACAGAAGCGGGTGTGCCTTGCTGGCCTCTTTCTCCTCCTTGCTCAGGCCGAACTTCTGGAGGGTGGTGAAGATGATCCCGCCGACGTTGCGGATGGTCAGGCTGGTGCGCAGTTCCTCGCGGGTCGTGATCTGGTGGGGCTCCTGACCGAGCAGGATCCGGCTGTCCTGAAAGGTGTCGTAGAGCTGGTCATCAAGGTCGTTGCGGTCGGTGATGACGACGATGGTGGGGTTGTTCAGGGCAGGATGCCGGGAGACGAGTGCAGCGGTCTCGACCATCTCCTCAGACTTTCCCGCTCCCTGCGTGTGCCAGACCACACCGGCCTGACCGTTGCTACGCGAGGCTCGGACGACTGCATCCACCGCCTTGTGAACCGCAAAGTACTGGTGCGGCTTGGCAATCCGCTTGCCGGAGAGGAATTCGCCCGGCTCCGGTGGGGTGAAATTGACGAAGTTCCGGGTGAGAGAAAGAAACCGGTCTTGCGTGAAAAGCCCGTGCAGGGAAAGGCTCAGCGCTTCCAGGCCGTCGTAGTCGGCCGCTGTGGTGTCGATGGGTTCGCCCGCATCGTCAACATTCCAGGGAGCGAAGTGCTCGTAGGGGGTGAAGATCGTGCCGTACTTGGCGGTGATGCCATCCGACACCAGACAGAGCACGTTGTAGCGGAACGCGATCGGGAATTCCGAGACGTACGTCTGGAGTTGAGCGTGCGCGGTGGCGAGAGTCGCGTGCTCGTTGGCGGCGCTCTTGAGCTCGATGATGGCCAGCGGCAGGCCGTTGACGTACAGGATGACGTCGAAGCGGCGATGGTTGCCACTGGCGTCTCGGACGATGACCTGGCTGGCGGCGAGGTAGCTGTTCGCGTCGGTTTCGGCGAAGTCGATGAGGCGGACAGTCGGGGTCTGCTCGGCCCCGAACTCGTCCAGGTACGAAAGCCGAATACCTGCAGTTAGATACGCGTGGGCCTGTCGGTTCTCCGGGTACGCCTCGCGCGAGGCAGGGTCGGCGGCAATGCGGAGCGCTTCGTGGACCGCAGATGCCGACAGCTCCGGGTTCAGCTTCTCGATGGCTGCCTGCAGTTCGTTATGCAGGATCAGGTCGTCCCAGTCCCGGCGAGGACCGGCGCCCGGGGTGAGATCCTTGCCATGCTTGGTTGCCCAGGCCAGCTCGGCGAGTTCGTCCAGGGTCAGGTGCTCCCAGGTGGCCTCGGTCATCTTGCCTTCGAGCCCAGCTGGAGGGTCGTGCTCGTCGGTCCGGTCGCTGCGGCTGGTCATACGGCGTCCTCCACGATGCGCTCGGCGTCCCGGACGCGGAGCTTTTCGGACATGAGTGGGGGAATAAGAGCATCGCGGAGTTCGACCAACGCGCGGTTCTCTTCCGCTGTCTGGACCATGCGTGCGTGCATGGATTCAAGCATTCTTGAGAGCCTCTCTCGATCCTTCTGCGAAGGCAACGTAATTAGCCAATTCGGCATCTCCTTCAAAGGCAACCGATTGACGGTAGCCCCATAGACGGTGCGGCTTTTTAGTTCATCTTGAAATGCGGAACTGATATATGCATGCAGTAACAGTGCGCCGCTGACCGACTCAGAACGACTGCGCAGCAAAGCCATTCGGCGCCCTAGGCTACCTTTAATGCCAGGCGGCATAAGAGCTGCTTCACCAAGACGCGTTTCGTACGAAAACAGCACATCTCCAGCCCGAGGCTGCACCCGACGAGTCCAGACCAGGAAGTCTTCCTCTGAGAGGTGTGCGGATTCGGCTAGGTCTAGATAGCCGTTCTTAAGGCTGCTAATACTCAGAAACCAGGGGCCAGACTCGGTTTTCCGCGGCGTAGCATGCGGTCCATCAAAGACCAGAGCCACATCGCCGATTCGCTCAGGGTGAATACTCATGGTGGCAGTTTCGTAATAGGAATGAGCAAGACTCATCATGGTCACACGAATCTTTTCATTACTTTTAATCTTCTCGTCCAGGGTCCCAAGTATCCCGACAATAGACTGCTGCCGAGGGAGGTCCGGAAGAGTTATAGATAACGAACGAACGTCTGACAGATTGAGATAGTCAGCCATATCGGTTTGGCTCTTTCGGGAACGTGCCTGTCTCCAAAACTCTGAAGTCTTGAACCAGTAATACAAATACTTGGCTTCTATTCGCGCCGTTCTGGACACCCGAAAGAAACATACCTGAGGGCTATAAACAAATTCTGGAAAATTGTTCGCAATAATTGCAACCCGCCCGACAGTCCCCTTGGTTGTGAGAACGACGTCTCCTTCTCTAGAAACCTTCGCTCCCATGGCCGAGCGGTACGTGTTGCTGACATAATCCGAGAACTCCGGCCTTATTTCACCATCATGCACTTCTGCAACACGAAGAATGGGAAGCCCAGGTTTGCCGTGCTCTGATTTTTTTGTTCGATAGCCATCACCAACGACCATTTCGCCAGTCTTAATTAGATCTGCTATTGTTAGTTTTTGCTCAGCCATCGATTCTTCCCAACTTATCCCGCACCGCTGCGTCCAAGCGCGCTGACTCGTCCAACTGCGTGAGGAGCTCCTTGGTCAATCGAGCAATTCGCTCCCCCAACGGCTCTGCGTAAGGATCCTCCTCAATTTCGATGGCTCCTACATAGCGTCCAGGCGTCAGCAAGTAGCCGTGCTTCTCGATCTCCTGCAGCGTGGCACTGTGACAGTAGCCAAGTATGTTTTCATATGAAAGATTTTTT from Kineosporia sp. NBRC 101731 carries:
- a CDS encoding DUF4041 domain-containing protein, which gives rise to MFGARKQARELGAALTEAQAENDRLREHLERLGALGVVELEERRRQIEREIEQRLVDSEHELREYRISAEQDLSQLQAQVEAARRELEVLRQAVVETEEISLLQEAGVYRYRHPLDDAVAYKAELARLRDKIKTMTLKDGGAVSGAANWTVNGSSAEGRKMMRETSKMMLRAYNAEADNLVRGLKPYKLDPSVERLTKVMSTIERLGRTLEITISPAYHRLRIRELELTADFAEKVAREKEHEREEKARLREERKVQEEIERERARLVKEQQHYLNALARLEKMGDTQAIEKMRAQLSEIGAAIENVDYRAANVRAGYVYVISNIGAFGSQMVKIGMTRRLEPMDRVRELGDASVPFRFDVHALFFTEDAVGIESRLHSRFAEQRVNRINARREFFYVTPTQVRDELLQLTGGNLLTFEELPEAIEFRQSETARQGVGAPA
- a CDS encoding type I restriction endonuclease subunit R; its protein translation is MTSRSDRTDEHDPPAGLEGKMTEATWEHLTLDELAELAWATKHGKDLTPGAGPRRDWDDLILHNELQAAIEKLNPELSASAVHEALRIAADPASREAYPENRQAHAYLTAGIRLSYLDEFGAEQTPTVRLIDFAETDANSYLAASQVIVRDASGNHRRFDVILYVNGLPLAIIELKSAANEHATLATAHAQLQTYVSEFPIAFRYNVLCLVSDGITAKYGTIFTPYEHFAPWNVDDAGEPIDTTAADYDGLEALSLSLHGLFTQDRFLSLTRNFVNFTPPEPGEFLSGKRIAKPHQYFAVHKAVDAVVRASRSNGQAGVVWHTQGAGKSEEMVETAALVSRHPALNNPTIVVITDRNDLDDQLYDTFQDSRILLGQEPHQITTREELRTSLTIRNVGGIIFTTLQKFGLSKEEKEASKAHPLLSERRNILVMVDEAHRSHYDSLNGYARHLRDALPYATLLAFTGTPISTAEVNTRAVFGEYIDVYDLKRAVDDGATVRVFHEPRVIDVSLPPGIDPDTIDELANALTEGMDDAERRRAISYAATMNTVYGAPERIATFAGDLVAHWETRRELVKPDIGGPGKAMIVCATREICVRLFDALAERRPGWVGKAADQGVMKIVFHGDPSDPEHLRKHALRPSQQKVVQGRAKNPDDELELLIVHSMLLTGYDAPPIHTLYMDRPMQGANLMQALARVNRRFRGKQDGLLVGYAPLTDNLSKALREYSDRDRKDQTLGAEIDRAITEVKNELSTVKGLLAGCHWREWLADTGRPESRKRALRLTSNFLRDPKTPGNKVEPGEIPLSVRFKDSAARLDRFYRVCSMSREISERCEDLADWRSDISFFSEVRAWMVKLDAADREASGQPLTAEVQRYLQALAASVVDADTITDLYEEAGIGRLDITRLNEAHLRKLENSETPHLVTEALRRLIEQKMREVTKHNVVRNESFSERLNKLMQRYMLQQLTSAQVIAELAALAREVSAEARRGELFDPPLNEAELAFYDAVAHRDMAELMEGGQDVLATIARALVADIRKNLSVDWLSREPVRAKLRTRIRRVLATFDYPPQEEDEAVDLVLKQMEVMAALWAPSSK
- a CDS encoding restriction endonuclease subunit S; the protein is MAEQKLTIADLIKTGEMVVGDGYRTKKSEHGKPGLPILRVAEVHDGEIRPEFSDYVSNTYRSAMGAKVSREGDVVLTTKGTVGRVAIIANNFPEFVYSPQVCFFRVSRTARIEAKYLYYWFKTSEFWRQARSRKSQTDMADYLNLSDVRSLSITLPDLPRQQSIVGILGTLDEKIKSNEKIRVTMMSLAHSYYETATMSIHPERIGDVALVFDGPHATPRKTESGPWFLSISSLKNGYLDLAESAHLSEEDFLVWTRRVQPRAGDVLFSYETRLGEAALMPPGIKGSLGRRMALLRSRSESVSGALLLHAYISSAFQDELKSRTVYGATVNRLPLKEMPNWLITLPSQKDRERLSRMLESMHARMVQTAEENRALVELRDALIPPLMSEKLRVRDAERIVEDAV